The Montipora capricornis isolate CH-2021 chromosome 3, ASM3666992v2, whole genome shotgun sequence genome window below encodes:
- the LOC138041235 gene encoding uncharacterized protein yields the protein MEDSSATLINSCQNSLDDGVSQPGSVSSVSSPSGSGIDSLRAKKRKQSPFAKWVKGPSKELPMYQKAAERKVKLFSGKEIADAQGLEKIRRRFWNEKAEELCQDTALKKWKATAIHGVVDTAWTLKKTVVLVVEANNTREQELREEVKDSPQIKKQKAETVDANVQRTLSSHRELLRVNERLRRLNDRSNTTSEKKKKIAEEEIAAKTALGELKLAQESLRKALQNKRKCLAAPTPFQGVPSDVVEDCKEPTTEDIDGMLETVLKRTRPSRDEDENKEEEEEI from the exons ATGGAAGATTCGTCGGCCACTTTGATTAATTCCT GTCAAAATAGCTTGGATGATGGTGTTTCGCAACCGGGAAGTGTATCATCAGTATCATCGCCATCAGGATCTGGGATTGACTCCTTGAGAG CTAAAAAGAGAAAGCAGTCCCCATTTGCGAAATGGGTGAAAGGTCCCTCTAAGGAGCTACCAATGTATCAAAAGGCAGCGGAGAGAAAAGTTAAGCTGTTCTCCGGTAAAGAAATTGCAGATGCTCAGGGTTtagaaaaaataagaagaagATTTTGGAACGAGAAAGCCGAGGAGTTGTGCCAGGACACAGCTTTAAAGAAATGGAAAGCTACTGCTATTCATGGAGTCGTTGACACCGCCTGGACTCTAAAGAAAACAGTGGTTTTGGTGGTTGAGGCAAACAACACAAGAGAACAGGAGTTAAGAGAAGAAGTCAAAGACTCGCCTCAGATAAAAAAGCAAAAGGCAGAAACAGTAGATGCAAATGTGCAGAGAACCCTGTCTAGCCACCGGGAACTGTTGCGAGTCAACGAAAGACTTCGAAGGCTTAACGATAGAAGCAACACCACttccgaaaaaaagaaaaaaatcgctGAAGAAGAAATTGCTGCAAAAACAGCACTGGGCGAGCTCAAACTTGCGCAAGAGTCCCTGAGGAAAGCTCTCCAGAACAAGCGCAAGTGTCTTGCCGCCCCAACACCTTTTCAGGGGGTCCCTTCAGATGTTGTTGAAGACTGCAAAGAGCCAACCACAGAAGACATTGATGGAATGCTAGAGACAGTACTCAAACGCACAAGACCTTCAAGAGACGAGGACGAGAacaaggaagaggaagaggaaatCTGA